One Oncorhynchus clarkii lewisi isolate Uvic-CL-2024 chromosome 28, UVic_Ocla_1.0, whole genome shotgun sequence genomic region harbors:
- the LOC139387167 gene encoding ubiquitin carboxyl-terminal hydrolase 14-like isoform X1 — translation MTVFTVNVKWGKEKFDAIELNTEEPPMVFKAQLFALTGVQPERQKVMVKGGTLKDDDWGNIKLKNGMTLLMMGSAEALPEEPAVRPMFVEDMTEDQLASAMEMPCGLTNLGNTCYMNATVQCLRSVPELKGALRRYAGALGSSGANASSQYITAALRDLYETMDETSSSIPPIILLQFLHMAFPQFAEKGDQGQYLQQDANECWLQMMRVLQQKLEPQDSDAPMETDTESGATAVAAKKNFIDQYFGVEYETTMKCTESEDEEPAKGKESQLQLSCFINQEVKYLATGLRLRLQEEITKLSPSLQRNALYIKSSKVSRLPAYLTIQMVRFFYKEKESVNAKVLKDVKFPLMLDVYELCTSELQEKMVAVRSKFKEIEDKKLEKQSQKQVEKKVGDKPKEVKYEPFSFDDDLGSNNSGYYDLQAVLTHQGRSSSSGHYVGWVKRKEDEWVKFDDDKVSVVSPEDILRLSGGGDWHIAYVLLYGPRRLEILEEEKQ, via the exons ATGACCGTATTTACAG TGAATGTGAAATGGGGAAAAGAGAAGTTTGATGCAATAGAGCTGAACACAGAAGAACCTCCCATGGTTTTCAAGGCTCAGCTCTTTGCCTTGACCGGGGTACaaccagagagacagaaggtTATGGTCAAGGGAGGCACACTTAAG GATGATGACTGGGGAAACATCAAATTAAAGAAT GGGATGACTCTGTTGATGATGGGCTCAGCGGAGGCCCTGCCCGAGGAGCCTGCAGTCAGGCCCATGTTTGTAGAGGACATGACTGAGGACCAGCTGGCCTCAGCT ATGGAGATGCCTTGTGGACTGACCAACCTGGGAAACACCTGCTATATGAACGCTACAGTGCAGTGTCTTCGCTCCGTGCCAGAGCTTAAAGGAGCCCTCAGAAG GTACGCAGGTGCTCTGGGGTCCTCAGGGGCCAACGCATCATCCCAGTACATCACAGCAG CCCTCCGTGACCTCTACGAGACCATGGACGAAACTTCCTCCAGCATACCCCCGATCATCCTGCTGCAGTTCCTGCACATGGCTTTCCCCCAGTTCGCTGAGAAGGGAGACCAGGGACAGTACCTTCAGCAG GATGCCAACGAGTGCTGGTTGCAGATGATGCGGGTTCTTCAGCAGAAGTTGGAACCACAAGACTCAGACGCTCCCATGGAG ACTGACACTGAGAGTGGAGCTACTGCTGTCGCTGCCAAGAAGAACTTCATTGACCAGTATTTTGGAGTGGAGTATGAAACCAC TATGAAATGTACAGAGTCTGAAGATGAGGAGCCAGCTAAAGGTAAAGAGAGCCAGCTTCAACTCAGCTGTTTCATCAACCAGGAGGTCAAATACCTGGCCACTGGGCTCAGGCTG agactacaggaagaaatcacCAAGCTGTCCCCGTCTTTGCAAAGAAATGCCCTGTACATAAAATCT TCTAAAGTCAGCCGCCTCCCTGCCTACCTGACCATTCAGATGGTTCGCTTTTTCTACAAAGAGAAGGAATCTGTCAATGCCAAAGTCCTAAAG GATGTCAAGTTCCCGCTGATGCTGGATGTGTATGAGCTGTGTACCTCTGAGCTGCAAGAGAAGATGGTGGCAGTCAGGTCAAAGTTCAAGGAGATTGAGGACAAGAAGCTGGAGAAACAGTCACagaag CAGGTGGAGAAGAAAGTGGGAGACAAACCGAAGGAAGTGAAATATGAGCCCTTTTCATTCGATGACG ACCTGGGCTCCAACAACAGCGGTTACTACGACTTGCAGGCAGTGCTGACACACCAGGGCCGATCCAGCTCCTCCGGACACTATGTTGGCTGGGTCAAGAGGAAAGAAG ACGAGTGGGTGAAGTTTGATGACGACAAGGTGAGTGTGGTGTCTCCAGAGGATATACTGAGGCTGTCCGGTGGAGGAGACTGGCATATAGCCTACGTCCTACTGTACGGACCCCGACGACTGGAAATACTTGAAGAGGAGAAACAGTAA
- the LOC139387167 gene encoding ubiquitin carboxyl-terminal hydrolase 14-like isoform X2 yields MTVFTVNVKWGKEKFDAIELNTEEPPMVFKAQLFALTGVQPERQKVMVKGGTLKDDDWGNIKLKNGMTLLMMGSAEALPEEPAVRPMFVEDMTEDQLASAMEMPCGLTNLGNTCYMNATVQCLRSVPELKGALRRYAGALGSSGANASSQYITAALRDLYETMDETSSSIPPIILLQFLHMAFPQFAEKGDQGQYLQQDANECWLQMMRVLQQKLEPQDSDAPMETDTESGATAVAAKKNFIDQYFGVEYETTMKCTESEDEEPAKGKESQLQLSCFINQEVKYLATGLRLRLQEEITKLSPSLQRNALYIKSSKVSRLPAYLTIQMVRFFYKEKESVNAKVLKDVKFPLMLDVYELCTSELQEKMVAVRSKFKEIEDKKLEKQSQKVEKKVGDKPKEVKYEPFSFDDDLGSNNSGYYDLQAVLTHQGRSSSSGHYVGWVKRKEDEWVKFDDDKVSVVSPEDILRLSGGGDWHIAYVLLYGPRRLEILEEEKQ; encoded by the exons ATGACCGTATTTACAG TGAATGTGAAATGGGGAAAAGAGAAGTTTGATGCAATAGAGCTGAACACAGAAGAACCTCCCATGGTTTTCAAGGCTCAGCTCTTTGCCTTGACCGGGGTACaaccagagagacagaaggtTATGGTCAAGGGAGGCACACTTAAG GATGATGACTGGGGAAACATCAAATTAAAGAAT GGGATGACTCTGTTGATGATGGGCTCAGCGGAGGCCCTGCCCGAGGAGCCTGCAGTCAGGCCCATGTTTGTAGAGGACATGACTGAGGACCAGCTGGCCTCAGCT ATGGAGATGCCTTGTGGACTGACCAACCTGGGAAACACCTGCTATATGAACGCTACAGTGCAGTGTCTTCGCTCCGTGCCAGAGCTTAAAGGAGCCCTCAGAAG GTACGCAGGTGCTCTGGGGTCCTCAGGGGCCAACGCATCATCCCAGTACATCACAGCAG CCCTCCGTGACCTCTACGAGACCATGGACGAAACTTCCTCCAGCATACCCCCGATCATCCTGCTGCAGTTCCTGCACATGGCTTTCCCCCAGTTCGCTGAGAAGGGAGACCAGGGACAGTACCTTCAGCAG GATGCCAACGAGTGCTGGTTGCAGATGATGCGGGTTCTTCAGCAGAAGTTGGAACCACAAGACTCAGACGCTCCCATGGAG ACTGACACTGAGAGTGGAGCTACTGCTGTCGCTGCCAAGAAGAACTTCATTGACCAGTATTTTGGAGTGGAGTATGAAACCAC TATGAAATGTACAGAGTCTGAAGATGAGGAGCCAGCTAAAGGTAAAGAGAGCCAGCTTCAACTCAGCTGTTTCATCAACCAGGAGGTCAAATACCTGGCCACTGGGCTCAGGCTG agactacaggaagaaatcacCAAGCTGTCCCCGTCTTTGCAAAGAAATGCCCTGTACATAAAATCT TCTAAAGTCAGCCGCCTCCCTGCCTACCTGACCATTCAGATGGTTCGCTTTTTCTACAAAGAGAAGGAATCTGTCAATGCCAAAGTCCTAAAG GATGTCAAGTTCCCGCTGATGCTGGATGTGTATGAGCTGTGTACCTCTGAGCTGCAAGAGAAGATGGTGGCAGTCAGGTCAAAGTTCAAGGAGATTGAGGACAAGAAGCTGGAGAAACAGTCACagaag GTGGAGAAGAAAGTGGGAGACAAACCGAAGGAAGTGAAATATGAGCCCTTTTCATTCGATGACG ACCTGGGCTCCAACAACAGCGGTTACTACGACTTGCAGGCAGTGCTGACACACCAGGGCCGATCCAGCTCCTCCGGACACTATGTTGGCTGGGTCAAGAGGAAAGAAG ACGAGTGGGTGAAGTTTGATGACGACAAGGTGAGTGTGGTGTCTCCAGAGGATATACTGAGGCTGTCCGGTGGAGGAGACTGGCATATAGCCTACGTCCTACTGTACGGACCCCGACGACTGGAAATACTTGAAGAGGAGAAACAGTAA